In a single window of the Fusobacterium sp. genome:
- a CDS encoding PRD domain-containing protein, with translation MDLQTRLEILNSSKAITDCTKEVMLNVIQMFKKIHEIELTEENGAMLITHLSMAIMRVKNNEPVKTIDEDVFKETLESEHIEKANLIYEDLSKVLDVTLPENEKKYMLVNICVILENI, from the coding sequence ATGGATTTACAAACTAGATTGGAGATATTAAATAGTTCAAAAGCTATAACAGATTGTACAAAGGAAGTAATGTTAAATGTTATTCAAATGTTTAAGAAAATACATGAAATAGAATTAACCGAAGAGAATGGAGCAATGCTGATTACCCATTTATCAATGGCCATAATGAGAGTAAAAAATAATGAACCAGTAAAAACTATTGATGAAGATGTATTTAAAGAAACTTTAGAAAGTGAGCATATTGAAAAAGCAAATCTTATTTATGAGGATTTGTCAAAAGTTTTAGATGTAACTTTACCAGAAAATGAAAAAAAATATATGCTGGTAAATATTTGTGTGATTTTAGAAAATATTTAA
- a CDS encoding DUF2620 domain-containing protein translates to MKRIVIGGQIDKDRLAQTVKNICGDRAIVTIKTDIEAAMDVKTNMADYYLGACNTGGGGALAMAIALLGANNCATVSMPGNIKSNEEIVAEIAAGKKAFGFTAQHIDTVVPVILAEILK, encoded by the coding sequence ATGAAAAGGATAGTAATAGGAGGACAAATTGATAAAGACAGATTAGCTCAAACTGTAAAAAATATTTGTGGAGACAGAGCAATTGTAACAATAAAAACAGATATAGAAGCTGCTATGGATGTAAAAACAAATATGGCAGATTACTATTTAGGAGCCTGTAATACTGGAGGAGGAGGAGCTTTAGCCATGGCTATTGCACTTTTAGGGGCAAATAATTGTGCTACAGTTTCAATGCCTGGTAATATAAAAAGTAATGAAGAGATTGTTGCTGAAATTGCAGCAGGAAAAAAGGCTTTTGGATTTACAGCACAACATATAGATACAGTTGTACCAGTTATTCTAGCAGAGATTTTAAAATAG
- a CDS encoding YhfT family protein, which yields MNYIVAVLLGSLAALLANRGVAVFNDGLRPIVPEFLEGRMDRKSLAATSFALSFGLVVGFGIPFSLTTHIILIHSILLGTDIIGSSFSSDKKGMVLSTVAGGFYGLLITLGLKVVVDIFAKLPVNFLPSLGKVGSPIIVAFAAFPALVVAYQYGFKKGATTFGLTIIVRQVIQKYGTFMFDGSKIVLNPDGMALLIAMVIMITFAMREKVATDAPGSNTMLLNIFAARVERIKKNILGLALMGGIISAAISLHLVAGDPISLNLLADGKTSEAGLAALARAIGFVPLVATTAIATGVYAPAGMTFVFAVGIFSRNPLIAFVGGAATICIEIYALGAIAKFLDKFPGVKGCGDQIRTAMSKVLEVALIVGGMIAADAMASGLGYLFVAGVYLLNKTAKKPLVDMAVGPVAAILFGILLNIFSILGLYGV from the coding sequence ATGAACTATATAGTTGCAGTTTTATTAGGAAGTTTAGCAGCACTTTTAGCTAACAGAGGAGTAGCTGTATTCAATGATGGATTGAGGCCTATTGTTCCTGAATTTTTAGAAGGAAGAATGGATAGAAAATCCTTAGCAGCTACAAGTTTTGCATTAAGTTTTGGTTTAGTTGTGGGATTTGGAATACCTTTTTCACTTACTACACATATAATTTTAATTCATAGTATTCTTTTAGGAACAGATATAATAGGATCGTCTTTTAGCTCTGATAAAAAAGGAATGGTATTATCAACTGTAGCTGGAGGATTTTATGGATTGCTTATAACTTTAGGATTAAAAGTTGTTGTAGATATTTTTGCTAAATTGCCAGTAAATTTTTTACCATCTCTTGGAAAAGTAGGTTCTCCTATTATAGTTGCTTTTGCTGCTTTTCCAGCTTTAGTGGTAGCTTATCAATATGGTTTTAAAAAAGGAGCTACAACTTTTGGATTGACAATAATTGTGAGACAAGTTATTCAGAAATATGGAACATTCATGTTTGATGGAAGTAAAATAGTTTTAAATCCAGATGGAATGGCTCTACTTATTGCTATGGTAATTATGATAACTTTTGCTATGAGAGAAAAGGTAGCAACAGATGCTCCAGGGTCAAATACAATGTTACTAAATATATTTGCTGCTAGGGTTGAAAGAATAAAGAAAAATATTTTAGGTTTAGCACTTATGGGAGGAATAATATCTGCTGCTATAAGTTTACATCTAGTGGCAGGAGATCCCATCTCTTTGAATCTTTTAGCTGATGGGAAAACTTCAGAAGCTGGACTTGCTGCTCTTGCTAGGGCTATTGGATTTGTTCCATTAGTTGCTACAACAGCTATAGCTACTGGGGTTTACGCACCTGCAGGAATGACATTTGTATTTGCTGTAGGAATCTTTTCAAGAAATCCTTTAATTGCTTTTGTTGGTGGAGCAGCAACTATATGCATTGAGATATATGCTCTTGGTGCCATAGCTAAGTTCTTAGACAAATTTCCTGGAGTAAAAGGATGTGGAGATCAAATTAGAACAGCCATGTCTAAAGTTTTAGAAGTTGCGTTAATTGTTGGAGGAATGATTGCAGCTGATGCTATGGCTTCAGGTCTTGGATATCTATTTGTAGCTGGAGTTTATTTATTAAATAAAACAGCTAAAAAACCACTTGTAGATATGGCAGTAGGACCAGTTGCTGCTATATTGTTTGGAATTTTATTAAATATATTTTCGATTTTAGGTTTATATGGTGTATAA
- a CDS encoding phosphotriesterase-related protein, whose amino-acid sequence MIKDITYMHEHVTIDLSKEKNNIDCKLDSFEETKKEFLRLKELGVTRIVDVTNIGIGRNVDYVMKMEESTGLKIYMSTGYYKEPFLPKEVEELNVEKLAQKMIDDIRIGIDGKKKCATFIGEIGTGFKVITELEKKVFHAAAIAQKATGVFITTHTSLGKLGHEQLDFLENLKADLNKVILGHTALANNLDYIRSLLKRGVYIEFDTIGKDSYLPDEIRAQFIKELCDEGWSDKIIMSVDLTRKSHLKTNGGIGYAYLIENFLPMLRKIGVQEVFLEKILVENPKKILGVRSK is encoded by the coding sequence ATGATTAAAGATATAACATATATGCATGAGCATGTAACAATTGATCTTTCCAAAGAGAAAAATAATATAGATTGTAAATTAGATTCTTTTGAAGAAACAAAAAAAGAGTTTTTAAGATTAAAAGAACTTGGAGTAACAAGAATTGTAGATGTGACTAATATAGGAATTGGCAGAAATGTAGATTATGTTATGAAAATGGAAGAAAGTACAGGATTAAAAATATATATGTCTACAGGTTATTATAAAGAACCGTTTTTACCAAAAGAAGTTGAGGAATTAAATGTCGAAAAATTAGCTCAAAAAATGATAGATGATATAAGAATTGGAATAGATGGAAAAAAGAAATGTGCAACATTTATTGGTGAAATTGGAACTGGTTTTAAAGTTATAACTGAACTTGAAAAAAAAGTTTTTCATGCAGCGGCTATAGCTCAAAAAGCAACAGGAGTTTTTATAACAACTCATACAAGTTTAGGAAAATTAGGGCATGAGCAGCTAGATTTTTTAGAAAATTTAAAAGCAGATTTAAATAAAGTTATTTTAGGTCATACAGCTTTAGCTAATAATTTAGATTATATAAGATCTCTTCTTAAAAGAGGGGTCTATATAGAATTTGATACTATTGGAAAAGATAGCTATTTACCTGATGAAATCAGAGCCCAGTTTATAAAAGAACTCTGTGATGAAGGGTGGAGTGACAAAATAATAATGTCTGTTGATTTAACAAGAAAATCCCATTTAAAAACCAATGGTGGAATTGGTTATGCATATTTAATTGAGAATTTTCTTCCAATGTTGAGAAAAATAGGAGTACAAGAGGTATTTTTAGAAAAGATATTAGTAGAAAATCCGAAGAAAATTTTAGGAGTTAGGAGTAAATAA
- a CDS encoding aminotransferase class V-fold PLP-dependent enzyme yields the protein MKTYPLESIGIEAAKEKQFKMIDIITRYFQGHEILTRGDLGVVKKLNKPLTTEKAEKVIAEFFNSEAAVLVRGSGTAAIKWGLYSILDEKKVRKVLVHKAPVYPTTDITFKMMGIEKIEADFNNLHELREVLKNNNFQAALIQYTRQKIDDSYNIKEVIDEIKKYQLPILTDDNYAVMKVKEIGSELGADLSAFSTFKLLGPEGIGCVVGKKEFIEKIVKSNYSGGVQVQGHEALDVLKGLVYAPVSLAIQGEVNDQLYTLFNNGELEFINAAYLVNAQSKVIIVELKENIAEEILIHAEKLGALPNPVGAESKYEFSPLFYRVSGTFRALDSTLEKRMIRINPNRAGVETIVRILKESYRRTKEVK from the coding sequence ATGAAAACATACCCATTGGAATCAATAGGAATAGAAGCAGCGAAAGAAAAACAATTTAAAATGATAGATATAATAACAAGGTATTTTCAAGGACATGAGATTTTAACCAGAGGTGATCTTGGAGTTGTTAAAAAATTAAACAAGCCTTTAACTACAGAGAAAGCTGAAAAAGTTATAGCAGAGTTTTTTAATAGTGAAGCAGCAGTGCTTGTAAGAGGTTCAGGAACAGCAGCTATAAAGTGGGGGCTTTATAGTATTTTAGATGAGAAAAAAGTGAGAAAAGTATTAGTTCATAAAGCTCCAGTTTATCCAACAACTGATATAACTTTTAAAATGATGGGAATAGAAAAAATAGAGGCTGATTTTAATAATTTACATGAATTAAGAGAAGTATTGAAAAATAATAATTTTCAAGCTGCTTTAATTCAATATACTCGTCAAAAAATAGATGATTCATATAATATAAAAGAAGTTATTGATGAAATTAAGAAATATCAACTTCCAATACTTACAGATGATAATTATGCTGTTATGAAAGTAAAAGAAATTGGAAGTGAATTGGGAGCTGATCTTTCAGCATTTTCTACTTTTAAATTATTGGGACCTGAAGGTATAGGATGTGTAGTTGGAAAAAAAGAATTTATTGAAAAGATAGTTAAAAGTAATTACTCTGGAGGAGTACAAGTCCAAGGACATGAAGCATTAGATGTTTTAAAAGGTCTGGTATATGCACCTGTATCACTTGCTATTCAAGGAGAGGTAAATGACCAATTGTACACTTTATTTAATAATGGAGAATTAGAATTTATAAATGCAGCTTATCTTGTAAATGCACAGTCTAAAGTGATTATTGTGGAGTTAAAAGAAAATATTGCTGAAGAGATACTGATTCATGCTGAAAAATTAGGAGCTTTGCCAAACCCTGTAGGAGCAGAGTCAAAATATGAATTTTCACCATTGTTCTACAGAGTTTCAGGTACTTTTAGAGCTCTAGATTCGACTTTAGAAAAAAGAATGATTAGAATAAATCCCAATAGAGCTGGAGTAGAAACGATAGTCAGAATATTGAAAGAGAGTTATAGAAGGACAAAAGAGGTGAAATAA